The nucleotide sequence CAACTCGTTGGTGGCGAGTTTTTCCTGTCTCTGGCGAGTTCCTTTTTTAACGGAAGGAAGGATCGGATTGTTCTGGATATGTTTAAGAAGTTCTTCCGGAAGAGCGAAGATCCTAACGAACTTCTCCTCTACGAAACAAACATCGGCGATCATTCCCTTTTCGACTAATGAAGGAATAATAGTCTCGTATTTGCCCCTGCTCATCACGATAAAACTTCTGATATCGTCCGCGTCAGCTGCACCACCGCTTAAATAGATCCTGACGACGGTATCTCTTTCCAATTCCGATAAGGATTGGATAGCCGCCTCATACGCCTCGTCGGAAGTCGCATGAGTGATAAACTTACGAATACTATCTATTTTTGCAGGGGCCTTGACGGCCTTTTTCCATTCATTGGAAATGTCGGTCAATTTCTTGCGATCTAGAAGTTTTTCGACGGAGACTTTGTATTTGTCCCCTTTGAGATTTTGATCTAAAGAAACTAGAGCAGCCAGCTCGTCATACGCATGATACTTATCCAGATTATTGGTAAGTCTTTCTCTGTTTTTTCTTTGGTATACGAGTTGGTATTTGCGGAGAAGGTTTAGTTCCATCTCTACATTGATTGGCGGAATGTTTACTTTTCGGGAGATCTCTCCCAGAGTGAGGACATTCTTATTTTTTAAGATAGAGGTATAGATATTAACTTGGAGTACTGTGAGTTTTTCCAGTACACCTTTGAGGTAAAACTCGTCGAGAAAACTATCGAAAAGAAACTTAACGTTCTTATTCTTTTCTTTGAACGGGAGCTTGGGAATGTTCCAGAGAGAGGCGGTCTTCTTTAGGTCGTTCAGTTCGAGTTTTTCTAATTCTTGCAATAAAACCGATTCGCCACTCATACCACTGACCGAAATTATCGTTCGAGAGCCATACTCTAATTCTCGCCGCTCCCGTAAACCAAAATACGGTTTTCTCGGCTGAACATACAAAATAGACCCGAGTACCCTTCTTCGGGTTCCTTTATCCCAAATGGAGGTTCCTTTCTCCTTGATTTGGATTGTGCTTCTTTCAAGTTATCTTAATCTGGAGCTGAAATGCCAGGATTCCTAGACCAACTTCTGCAAGGGGTAAACAGCGCTAGTCGTATAGTGACCAGCAGTTATGTTTTTTCCACTAAAACCATCCTACTTTTAAAGGATTTGGCCACTGGAGGAAGTGGATCCCGTAATATTCCGGTCCGATTGAGAGAAGCGTTTGAGGAATTAGGCGCAACGTATATTAAATTGGGCCAATTTATCGCATCGGCCCCTTCTCTTTTTCCCGAAGAGATCGTAACGGAGATGCAAAAATGTTTGGATTCCGTACGACCACTTCCGTTTTCAGATGTCCGGAAAGTATTAAAAAAAGAACTGGGTAGAGATTTTCAAAACTTATTCCAAAGTATAGATCCCGTACCGATGGCATCCGCCTCCATTGCGCAAGTCCATTCCGCAGTGACCAAGGACGGCTTGGACGTAGTAGTAAAAGTGCAAAGGCCGGATATAGAAAGTGCGTTAGGAGCGGATCTTAACCTACTATTCTTAGCATCCAAACTATTCGAAATTTTTGTACCCGGCCTGAATAAATCGGGACTTTCCGAAATGGTAGGAATGTTCCAATCCTCGATCTTAGAAGAGATAGATTTTATAAAAGAAGCAAACAATTGCGAAGAATTCGAAAGATACCTTCTCTCCAACGGAGAGACCAGAGCAAGAGTCCCTAAAATTTATAAAGAACTCAGCACCAAAAAAGTTTTGGTCATGGAAAAATTTTATGGAGCTCCTATCACCGACGAAACCTCTCTGCGCAAGTTCAGTAAGGATCCTTCTAAAACGCTTTCGGATGCTTTGGAGATTTGGTTTTCCACACTTTCAAGATCGGGATTTTTTCATGCAGATGTACATGCAGGAAACCTAATGATCCTTAGGGATGGAACGGTAGGTTTTATCGATTTCGGGATCGTAGGAAGGATCTCCTCCAAAGTTTGGGAAGGCCTAATGATCTTTTTGGAAGGACTTGCATTGAATAGAACGGATCGGATCGCAAACGGTTTAGTTCGTATGGATGGGACTGCCCAAGGGATAGACGAGAAAAAATTAGCCAAGGACCTGGAAACGGTTTTCGATCAGATGAGTAAAATGGTCTTAGATATTCAAATGGGGGAATTGGACGCCTTCGACGAAAAAAAGATGAACGCTATCCTTTTCGAGTTCAGGGATATCTCCGATCGTAACGGATTAAAGATCCCTAAAGAATTCGGACTTTTGATCAAACAAATCTTATATTTTGACAGATATATCAAATCTTTCGCGCCGGAACTGGATCTGATCCGGGATAGGGAAAAATTTATCAAATGAAATCCAAACTTTTCGAATTAGAAGAGGGAGAATCCGGCAAGATCACCGGAATCAAAAACGAATACGGAAAAACGGGACTAATCCGAAATCTTTTAGATATGGGGTTTCTTCCGGGGACAAAGATCACCGTGGTCCGAAAATTCCAGGACCAGGACAAGATGATCGTAAAATTGGGACTTGTCCGATTGGCCATTCGAAAAATGGAAGCGGACCTTCTTGAATTGAATTAGTTTATGAAATTATTAAATACTGAAATACAGGCTTTGGAACACAAAACGGAGAAGTTCCGGGTTTTACTTACAGGTAATCCGAACTGCGGCAAATCCACATTATTCAATAGACTAACCGGACTTAGACAAAAAACGGGGAACTACCATGGCGTAACCGTTGAAAAAGCGGAAGGAAGTATCCATACGGAATATACAACGGTCCATATTGTGGATCTTCCCGGTGCTTATAGTTTAGGCGGAGAATCGGAAGACAAACAGGTAACAACCCGCATTCTACTTTCCAGAGGAGCTGAAGACAAACTCATTTTTGTATTGGATGCGGTTGCGATAGAAAGAGGGCTCCAATTTTTATTACAGGTATCTTCTCTCAAGATCCCAATGATCGTCGCAGTCACAATGAACGATACCTTGGAAAAGAAGGGAGTTCATTTAGATCTAAAAGTTTTATCCAAGGCCTTTGGAGTTTCTTTTTATTTCGTAAATCCAAGATCGGGAGAAGGTGTAGAAGTTTTTGAAAAAGTTTTGATGGACGTTTCTTCTTATAAGATCCCAAATCCGGATTTTTCCTGGGACAAAAAAAGGACCGCACTGATAGAGTCCGTACTATCCAAACTTTCCGTTGACGATCCCGATTCGGTCCGATTCGTATTAGAGAATAGTTTTAAAGAATTTAGCGGAGAGATCCTACAAACTGGACTTCCTTCTTCTAATTTTTTCCCGGAAAAAACCAAAAAATTCATTCGTTCCGAATGGCAAAAGTCTAAATTAGAATTCTCTTATGGAGAAGAACTAGTCCAAAGATCCATCTGGATCAAAAAACTTTTATCCAAGGCGGTCTCCGGCTCCGAGATAACCGAAAAAGGTATACTTGGATTTGCGGATAAAATACTTCTCCACCCTATTTGGGGAATTATCGTCTTTTTAGGGATTATGGCCTTGGTATTTCAGTTCTTATTCACCTGGTCGGAAGTGCCCATGGATTGGATAGAAGCAAGAATTAGCGATCTTGCCGATTGGACCGGGAATTATTTACCGGACGGACCGGTGCGTTCCCTCATCCAAGAAGGAATGATAGGTGGAGTCGGAGCTGTTTTGGTATTCGTTCCACAGATCAGTTTGTTATTCTTATTTATAGGGATCATGGAAGAAAGCGGATATATCGCGAGAGCTTCCTTCTTAATGGACAGGTTCATGGGAAAATTCGGGCTTTCCGGTAAATCTTTTATCCCATTACTTTCCAGTGCGGCATGCGCAGTACCTGCAATTATGGGTACCCGAACAATCGAAAACAAAGCGGACAGACTTACGACAATCCTAGTATCTCCTTTGATCACTTGTTCCGCCCGATATCCGGTTTATATTTTAGTGATAGGTACTGTATTTTCCGCAGAGCCGATTTTCGGGATCTTCTCCCCTAAAGTTCTAGCGTTATTCGGTCTTTTCCTATTAGGAATGTTCGCCTCCATGGGAGCCGCTTTCCTATTCAAAAAAACTTTTTTCAGATCGGAACCTGCTTATTTTTTAATGGAACTTCCGAGATACCAATGGCCTTCTCTCAAAAGTCTATTTTTTACGGTTTATAAGAAGATCAGAGCCTTCCTTGAAAATGCCGGAAAAGTAATCCTATTTATCTCCATTATACTTTGGTTCTTAGCAAATTATCCAAGGGTAGAAGTTTCCAAAACCGAAAATTTAAACCCGACCCAAGCGAAGTCCTTACAAATTTCCGAATCCTACGCAGGTAGAATGGGAAAAATGATGGAGCCCGTCTTAGAACCGATCGGTTTCGGATGGAAAATGGGACTTGGGATCATCACTTCGTTTGCAGCGAGAGAAGTAATGGTATCCACATTATCGATCGTATACGGTGTCCAAGGAGAAGATTCCGAAGATGAAAATCTACGATCCGCTCTCAGAAAAGACAAGGATCCGGAAACCGGAAAACCGGTCTGGACGATCGCAAGCGCACTCAGCTTACTTATATTTTTCGCATTTGCCTGCCAATGTATGTCCACTCTTGCCGTTGTGAAAAAAGAGACAAACTCCCTTTTCTGGCCGTTCTTCATGTTCACTTACATGACGATTCTTGCATATAGTTCCTCTTTTTTAGTTTTCCATTTTTCTAAATTTTTAGGCTGGAATTAAGAATGATAAAAAGGCTACCTGCAAACCTTAGGATAATTCTATTCTACTCTTTTTGTTTTCTGATCCTTTTAACCGCTTTTAGATTCGTATTACTCTTTATCTACTTCCCTAAACTGGGAAATTCCTCGATCAGCGAAGTAATCAACTCCTTTTTGATCGGGATTCGCTTTGATCTATGTGTGATCTCCATCGTAATCGGGATCTCCTGGATCTTATCTTCCTTTCATTATCCGAATCGCTGGAAGTACTATAGATATGTATGGGGAATTCTTCCGATTCCATTATTCTTATGGATGACCGGACATCTGATCGGAGATACGATCTATTTCGGAGAGGCTGACAAACATCTAGGTTATGAAGGATTCGTATTTTTAGGAAAAGACCTACTTATACTGATAGAAGCCGGGATCAAAAACGACACCTTAAAAGTGGTCCTGGGATTGCTCGGAATATTTACGGGACTTCCCGCACTAATTTATCTTTTTGTAAAATACAATGGATATCAATATTCTCCGGAAAATAAATACGGGGAATTAGCACAGATCCCGATCTCTATCATCCTAGTTTTACTTTTGTTCCGAGGAGGTGTCCAACCCCGACCGTTAAGATCCACGGAAGCTATTCATTCGGAAAATCCTTTTTTAAACCAACTTCCGTTAAACGGAGTATTCACAACCATTATGGACCTTAAGTCCAAGTCCATTCTGCCCGAATTACAAATGTCTAAAGAAGAATCGATTCGAATCGTACGAAAAGAGATCGATTACGCGGGTGCAAAGTTTATAGATCCCGAATATCCGCTTCTAAGAGAAACTTCGGAAACCAGAAAGGAAACTCCCCCGAATATAGTTCTCATTCTTCTGGAAAGTTGGACAGGAAAATTCCTTAAGCCGAACGGTGATGGGATCGTTGGCGGAAAAGAACTTGCTCCTTATTTTAACTCCCTATCGCAAAAAGGCAGATACTTTCCTAATTTTTTTGCCACAGGAGGAAGAACCGTAAACGGCCTAATGTCAGTACTCACAGGCATTCCGGATCGTCCCGGTATCACAGTGGTGAGGACTCATCAGGTTTTAGGAAATTTCGGCGGCCTTGGGTCTTTATTAAAAACGGTCGGCTATTCCACCTACTTTGTGCATGGAGGAGATGTAGGATTTGATAATATGAGTTTTCTTTTTCCTCATTGGGGTTTCGACACGATCATCGGAAAAGAAGAAATCGAAAAAACAGGGAAATATAGATCGGGAGCCTGGGGATTTTATGACGGCGACGTATTAGAAGAATTGCATACGACGATCTCAAACGCGAAACCACCGTTTGTTGCGGTCAGTCTCACGCTTACCACACATTATCCATATCAGGTTCCTGAGACATCGAGACATCGTTATCCGGAAACGATGAAAGATTCCGACTATTTTAATACCTATTCCTATTCGGACGAGTCCATCGGCAGATTTATGGAGAAGGCGGAAAAGTCCCCTTACTTCCAAAATACCATCTTCATATTCGTTGCGGATCATACACATCATAGGGATCTAAATCCATTCGAAGATCGTAATATTCCATTGTTAATTTATTCTCCCAAATATATAAAACCGGGATTAGATCCTAAAATTTCCTCTCAATTGGACGTGATTCCGACCATTTTGGGGCTTGTGGGCAAAAAAGTAAAATTTTCCTCCTTCGGTAGGGATCTGCTTTCGAATTCTCCGCAACCCAAAACGAGCGGTTCTTATTTTGCATTTTCTAGCGTAATAGGTTGGATCGAGAATGAATATGCACTTTATAGGTCCACGGAAGGGGAACTAAGAGAAGCGTATCCAATGCCTTGGAGTGAGAGCAAGGCCAAGTGCGCCTCTATCAAGGAAACCTGCGACGAATATGAGCGGAAAGCTAAGGCGTTTTTAAATCTGAGTTATGAACTTTTAAATACGAATCGGATCTTTCCGGAGAAATAAATTTTTAGGTTTGGGGAATCGGATATTGGTAGAAAATCTCCCCGCCCTTTCTGGGCGGGGGCCGGTCGGTGGTACCCCGAACCCATCGCACAA is from Leptospira sp. WS58.C1 and encodes:
- a CDS encoding ABC1 kinase family protein, with the protein product MPGFLDQLLQGVNSASRIVTSSYVFSTKTILLLKDLATGGSGSRNIPVRLREAFEELGATYIKLGQFIASAPSLFPEEIVTEMQKCLDSVRPLPFSDVRKVLKKELGRDFQNLFQSIDPVPMASASIAQVHSAVTKDGLDVVVKVQRPDIESALGADLNLLFLASKLFEIFVPGLNKSGLSEMVGMFQSSILEEIDFIKEANNCEEFERYLLSNGETRARVPKIYKELSTKKVLVMEKFYGAPITDETSLRKFSKDPSKTLSDALEIWFSTLSRSGFFHADVHAGNLMILRDGTVGFIDFGIVGRISSKVWEGLMIFLEGLALNRTDRIANGLVRMDGTAQGIDEKKLAKDLETVFDQMSKMVLDIQMGELDAFDEKKMNAILFEFRDISDRNGLKIPKEFGLLIKQILYFDRYIKSFAPELDLIRDREKFIK
- a CDS encoding FeoA family protein; amino-acid sequence: MKSKLFELEEGESGKITGIKNEYGKTGLIRNLLDMGFLPGTKITVVRKFQDQDKMIVKLGLVRLAIRKMEADLLELN
- the feoB gene encoding ferrous iron transport protein B, encoding MKLLNTEIQALEHKTEKFRVLLTGNPNCGKSTLFNRLTGLRQKTGNYHGVTVEKAEGSIHTEYTTVHIVDLPGAYSLGGESEDKQVTTRILLSRGAEDKLIFVLDAVAIERGLQFLLQVSSLKIPMIVAVTMNDTLEKKGVHLDLKVLSKAFGVSFYFVNPRSGEGVEVFEKVLMDVSSYKIPNPDFSWDKKRTALIESVLSKLSVDDPDSVRFVLENSFKEFSGEILQTGLPSSNFFPEKTKKFIRSEWQKSKLEFSYGEELVQRSIWIKKLLSKAVSGSEITEKGILGFADKILLHPIWGIIVFLGIMALVFQFLFTWSEVPMDWIEARISDLADWTGNYLPDGPVRSLIQEGMIGGVGAVLVFVPQISLLFLFIGIMEESGYIARASFLMDRFMGKFGLSGKSFIPLLSSAACAVPAIMGTRTIENKADRLTTILVSPLITCSARYPVYILVIGTVFSAEPIFGIFSPKVLALFGLFLLGMFASMGAAFLFKKTFFRSEPAYFLMELPRYQWPSLKSLFFTVYKKIRAFLENAGKVILFISIILWFLANYPRVEVSKTENLNPTQAKSLQISESYAGRMGKMMEPVLEPIGFGWKMGLGIITSFAAREVMVSTLSIVYGVQGEDSEDENLRSALRKDKDPETGKPVWTIASALSLLIFFAFACQCMSTLAVVKKETNSLFWPFFMFTYMTILAYSSSFLVFHFSKFLGWN
- a CDS encoding LTA synthase family protein; amino-acid sequence: MIKRLPANLRIILFYSFCFLILLTAFRFVLLFIYFPKLGNSSISEVINSFLIGIRFDLCVISIVIGISWILSSFHYPNRWKYYRYVWGILPIPLFLWMTGHLIGDTIYFGEADKHLGYEGFVFLGKDLLILIEAGIKNDTLKVVLGLLGIFTGLPALIYLFVKYNGYQYSPENKYGELAQIPISIILVLLLFRGGVQPRPLRSTEAIHSENPFLNQLPLNGVFTTIMDLKSKSILPELQMSKEESIRIVRKEIDYAGAKFIDPEYPLLRETSETRKETPPNIVLILLESWTGKFLKPNGDGIVGGKELAPYFNSLSQKGRYFPNFFATGGRTVNGLMSVLTGIPDRPGITVVRTHQVLGNFGGLGSLLKTVGYSTYFVHGGDVGFDNMSFLFPHWGFDTIIGKEEIEKTGKYRSGAWGFYDGDVLEELHTTISNAKPPFVAVSLTLTTHYPYQVPETSRHRYPETMKDSDYFNTYSYSDESIGRFMEKAEKSPYFQNTIFIFVADHTHHRDLNPFEDRNIPLLIYSPKYIKPGLDPKISSQLDVIPTILGLVGKKVKFSSFGRDLLSNSPQPKTSGSYFAFSSVIGWIENEYALYRSTEGELREAYPMPWSESKAKCASIKETCDEYERKAKAFLNLSYELLNTNRIFPEK